The nucleotide window GGGACCAAATATCGGTAGAACAATAAACGACCCCTGATTTTTTAAGTCCCATCGGGACGCAATATTGCTAAGGCTACTGGTATGTTCCTCTCTTTTTATCCGAACAGTAGTGATCTTTAATAATGGAGGACGCAATTTGCGATCTCCATTTTATCCCAAAGGGTGATACTTGTCCGGCTCGGACTGCGGCCCTTTCAGGTAATGAATCATAATAAGCTTGGTTCAATCAATGATATCGTATAAGCTGGATATCTTTTTCCACACCCGGGTGCAGGCTTTCAATGGTTTATCCGGAAAAAGCAAATTTGTGACCCAGGGCTGCATCTCTTCGACACGAGATTAGGACATCTTTAGCTTCTACTTCAACTTCCTTGTTCGAATGTTCGATATTGGATATTCTTTGAGGTGGTCTGAGAAATTAGGACAGGGAATTTGATCAGTAAAAATGCCAAAACTTTTAATTTATTGATATTGTGATGTATAATATCAAAACATTGGCAAATTGTAAATATTATTGCCATTGTTTTGGAATATTAAAATTGCTCTGTATATTTGTGAAAAAATTAAAGCCTTGTCATCCGATTTCTTAAATAAACTATATACTCATTTTGAAGGGAATCCCATTTTTTCTTATGGTGATCTATTTTCTTTTGTTCAAGGGGAGTTTCCTGACCTTGCCGGTAAAACTATTAACTGGAAGATACATCAACTCAAATCCAAAGGCATTCTGTCTCATATTAGTAGGGGAATATATTCTCTGAATAAAAAAAAAGAATACAATCCGGAACTGTCTCCCTACCTGAAACGCGTTTACAATAAAGTAAAAAAAGACCTTCCATTCATCAACTTTTGTGTTTGGGATAGCCGTTGGTTTAATGAGTTCATGATACATCAGATCTTTAGATACTACATTGTTGTAGAAACTGAGAAAGATGCAACCGATTCGGTTTTTAATACTCTCAGCGATTTCAGCAAAAAGGTTTTTCTCAATCCCGATAAAGAAATTTTCCGTCGCTATATAATTAATTACGATGAAGTGCTGATTGTTAAACCTTTGATTAGCGAAGCTCCACTATTTGAGATTGAAAATATTAAAGTTCCGGCAATCGAAAAACTGTTAATTGATTGTTTAATAGATGTTGATCTTTTCGCTGCCCAGCAGGACGAAATGGATAACATTTATCAAACGGTTTACCAAAAATACAATGTAAATCTCAATAAAATCAGACGTTATGCCAGGCGTAGGGATCAGCTCTCCGAACTTGAAAACAAAATTGAACAACTTAATTTAAATCTGCAGTAAATGATATTATCCGGTTCCTTCAAAGAAGCATGGATTCAGCAAATTTCTAAAACTGTCGGCAAGCGCGGTGATCATCAAACAATTATTTGATATTGCATATTTGTTTGACAAAGCAGTCGATTTTCAGGAGGTGAAAAAATCTTTTCTGAATGTTGCCGGCGAAGAAATAGCATACCGTAATCTGTCTATCACTTATCAAGATGTTTTGCAGGATGCCTTTGAAACTGCTTTGCTTTTGACAAAGCGGGATTACAAATCTGAGAAATTCAACTTTTTACAAAAAGGCATCAATAACATTGTGAACTTTATCATTGCGCCTTTTGTAATCGAAGATGCGATTATTTGCGCTTCAAAAATCGCTTATCTTACTAAAGCAATAGGACAGGTTTCCATTCCTGATATTGCTCGTTTCAAAGCTCCTGATGAAATTGCAGCTTTAACGATCACTCATAAAGAATTTGCAAAGCTTGATCGTCTTAAAAATACATTACCCGAAGCTTTCTACTATTGGTATAGTGCCATTAATCTTTTATAAAGATGTCTGACGGAAAACAAGAGGGTTATAAATTCAATTAGTAAGTGCAACAGATTAGGAAAATAAGGTGGTCGCAAATTGCGACCACCTCCTGCTTTTCCTGCCCGGCAAGCTGGAACATAAAATCTTCAGGGAAGCGTTTGGTATTACGTTTTACCTGCTCATTAAGCCTTTTGTTAGTTACCCCATAAAGTTCTG belongs to Bacteroidota bacterium and includes:
- a CDS encoding ORF6N domain-containing protein, coding for MSEKNALMVPEEVIMSKILVVRGVKVMIDSDLAELYGVTNKRLNEQVKRNTKRFPEDFMFQLAGQEKQEVVAICDHLIFLICCTY